Proteins from one Oryza sativa Japonica Group chromosome 12, ASM3414082v1 genomic window:
- the LOC107279742 gene encoding uncharacterized protein has protein sequence MAQMEKQIEALKRDKVELAVQRDSALKEVEDRKIKSQAQFDVLVGKIKKLEGARDEVANVATPLVQAMFLNDSGPSALDATEIFDKLRVAPDVYFKNIKKAGSMGASMALAMTKSLYPRIEIDAIDGFADGTSEEAALDLISNAQNAADKIASDVVEQFRNNDLQPSNNNSDDEKTDSD, from the exons ATGGCACAAATGGAGAAACAGATTGAAGCCTTGAAAAGAGACAAAGTAGAACTAGCTGTGcaaagggactcagccttgaaggaggttgaag accgtaaaatcaaatctcaagctcagtttgatgtcctggttggtaagatcaagaagcttgaaggagcaagagacgaagtcgccaatgtcgctacaccacttgtccaagctatgttccttaatgacagtggtccgagtgcacttgacgcaaccgaaatctttgacaagctgagagtaGCACCGGATGTAtacttcaagaatatcaagaaagctggaagtatgggagctagtatggcattggcgatgaccaaatccttgtacccgaggattgaaattgacgccattgatggctttgcagacgggacaagcgaagaagctgctcttgatcttatcagtaaTGCTCAAAATGCagctgacaagattgcaagtgatgttgtagagcaattccgcaacaacgaccttcagccgagcaataataactctgatgatgaaaagactgattctgactga
- the LOC4352085 gene encoding photosystem I reaction center subunit XI, chloroplastic, with product MATAYAPMASQLMKSSLVCSKPRGLSGASLTRRPRFTVKAIQSEKPTYQVVQPINGDPFIGSLETPVTSSPLVAWYLSNLPAYRTAVSPLLRGIEVGLAHGYLLVGPFALTGPLRNTPVHGQAGALGAAGLVAILSVCLTMYGVASFGEGEPSTAPTLTLTGRKKEADKLQTADGWAKFTGGFFFGGISGVLWAYFLLYVLDLPYFFK from the exons atggccaCTGCTTATGCTCCCATGGCGAGCCAGCTGATGAAGAGCAGCTTGGTGTGCTCCAAGCCGAGGGGGCTGTCTGGTGCTTCGCTGACAAGGAGGCCCCGCTTCACAGTCAAGGCCATCCAGTCTGAGAAG CCAACGTACCAGGTGGTGCAGCCCATCAATGGCGACCCCTTCATCGGCAGCCTGGAGACGCCGGTGACCTCCAGCCCGCTGGTCGCCTGGTACCTCTCCAACCTCCCGGCGTACCGCACCGCCGTCAGCCCGCTGCTCCGCGGCATCGAGGTCGGCCTCGCCCACGGCTACCTCCTCGTCGGGCCCTTCGCGCTCACCGGCCCGCTCCGCAACACGCCGGTGCACGGCCAGGCCGGCGCCCTCGGCGCCGCAGGCCTCGTCGCCATCCTCAGCGTCTGCCTCACCATGtacggcgtcgcctccttcggcgaGGGCGAGCCGTCCACGGCGCCGACGCTGACGCTCACCGGCCGCAAGAAGGAGGCCGACAAGCTGCAGACCGCCGACGGCTGGGCCAAGTTCACCGgcggcttcttcttcggcgGCATCTCCGGCGTCCTCTGGGCCTACTTCCTCCTCTACGTGCTCGACCTCCCGTACTTCTTCAAGTAG
- the LOC9270659 gene encoding tyrosine-protein phosphatase DSP3 has protein sequence MILEQFDESAAEKADAAMVVAPPSNFGMVDTGVYRSGFPDPASFGFLRGLGLRSVVYLCPEPYMETNAEFLKAEGIRLFQFGIEGNKDPNVSIPVDAIMGALRVILDVRNHPVLIHCKRGKHRTGCLVGCFRKLQNWCLSSVFEEYHRYAAGKSRLSDLKFIESFDVNCMTDCLLRLIYHYHGCLQKSKRLAYSER, from the exons ATGATCTTGGAGCAGTTCGacgagtcggcggcggagaAAGCGGAtgcggcgatggtggtggcgccgccgtccAACTTCGGGATGGTGGACACGGGGGTGTACCGGTCGGGGTTCCCGGACCCTGCCAGCTTCGGTTTCCTCAGGGGCCTCGGCCTCCGATCTGTCGT GTATCTGTGCCCTGAACCTTACATGGAGACGAATGCCGAGTTCTTGAAGGCGGAGGGGATCCGCCTCTTCCAATTTGGGATTGAGGGGAACAAG GACCCTAACGTGTCCATTCCTGTGGATGCCATCATGGGGGCTCTTAGGGTCATACTTG ATGTAAGGAATCACCCAGTTCTAATCCATTGCAAAAGAGGAAAG CACCGTACTGGATGTCTTGTGGGCTGCTTCAGAAAGCTGCAGAATTGGTGTCTCTCATCAGTCTTTGAAGAGTACCATCGGTATGCTGCTGGAAAGTCACGGTTGTCAGATCTGAAGTTTATCGAATCATTTGATGTCAACTGCATGACGGATTGCCTGCTCAGGCTCATCTACCACTACCATGGTTGCCTTCAGAAAAGCAAGCGCCTGGCATACAGCGAGAGATAA